A single genomic interval of Balaenoptera musculus isolate JJ_BM4_2016_0621 chromosome 14, mBalMus1.pri.v3, whole genome shotgun sequence harbors:
- the PATZ1 gene encoding POZ-, AT hook-, and zinc finger-containing protein 1 isoform X5 yields MERVNDASCGPSGCYTYQVSRHSTEMLHNLNQQRKNGGRFCDVLLRVGDESFPAHRAVLAACSEYFESVFSAQLGDGGAADGGPADVGGAAAAPGGGAGGSRELEMHTISSKVFGDILDFAYTSRIVVRLESFPELMTAAKFLLMRSVIEICQEVIKQSNVQILVPPARADIMLFRPPGTSDLGFPLDMTNGAALAANSNGIAGSMQPEEEAARAAGAAIASQASLPVLPGVDRLPMVAGPLSPQLLTSPFPNVASSAPPLTGKRGRGRPRKANLLDSMFGSPGGLREAGILPCGLCGKVFTDANRLRQHEAQHGVTSLQLGYIDLPPPRLGENGLPISEDPDGPRKRSRTRKQVACEICGKIFRDVYHLNRHKLSHSGEKPYSCPVCGLRFKRKDRMSYHVRSHDGSVGKPYICQSCGKGFSRPDHLNGHIKQVHTSERPHKCQVWVGSSSGLPPLESLPSDLPSWDFAQPALWRSSHSVPDTAFSLSLKKSFPALENLGPAPSSNALFCPAPPGYLRQGWTAPEGSRAFTQWPVG; encoded by the exons ATGGAGCGAGTGAACGACGCTTCCTGCGGCCCGTCGGGCTGCTACACCTACCAGGTGAGCAGACACAGCACGGAGATGCTGCACAACCTGAACCAGCAGCGCAAAAACGGCGGGCGCTTCTGCGACGTGCTCCTGCGGGTGGGCGACGAGAGCTTCCCAGCGCACCGCGCGGTGCTGGCTGCCTGCAGCGAGTACTTTGAGTCAGTGTTTAGCGCCCAGTTGGGCGACGGCGGAGCTGCGGACGGGGGTCCCGCTGACGTGGGGGGCGCAGCGGCGGCCCCgggtggtggggctgggggcagccgGGAGCTGGAGATGCACACCATCAGCTCCAAGGTGTTCGGGGACATCCTGGACTTCGCCTACACTTCCCGCATTGTGGTTCGCCTGGAGAGCTTCCCCGAGCTTATGACGGCCGCCAAGTTTCTGCTGATGAGGTCGGTCATTGAGATCTGCCAGGAAGTCATCAAACAGTCCAATGTGCAGATCCTGGTGCCCCCTGCCCGGGCCGACATCATGCTGTTTCGTCCCCCTGGGACCTCGGACTTGGGTTTCCCTTTGGACATGACCAATGGGGCAGCCTTGGCAGCCAACAGCAATGGCATCGCAGGCAGCATGCAGCCTGAGGAGGAGGCAGCTCGGGCGGCTGGTGCAGCCATTGCGAGCCAAGCCTCCCTGCCTGTGTTACCTGGGGTGGACCGCTTGCCCATGGTGGCCGGACCCCTGTCCCCCCAACTGCTGACTTCCCCATTCCCCAATGTGGCATCCAGTGCCCCTCCCCTGACTGGCAAGCGAGGCCGGGGCCGCCCAAGGAAGGCCAACCTGCTGGACTCAATGTTCGGGTCCCCAGGGGGCCTGAGGGAGGCAGGCATCCTTCCATGTGGCCTGTGTGGGAAGGTGTTCACTGATGCCAACCGGCTCCGGCAGCACGAGGCCCAGCATGGTGTCACCAGCCTCCAGCTGGGCTACATCGACCTTCCTCCTCCGAGGCTGGGTGAGAATGGGCTACCCATCTCTGAGGACCCCGACGGCCCCCGAAAGAGGAGCCGGACCAGGAAGCAGGTGGCCTGCGAGATCTGCGGCAAGATCTTTCGTGATGTGTACCATCTCAATCGGCACAAGCTGTCCCACTCGGGGGAGAAGCCCTATTCCTGCCCCGTGTGTGGGCTGCGGTTCAAGAGGAAAGATCGCATGTCCTACCACGTGCGGTCCCACGATGGGTCCGTGGGCAAGCCCTACATCTGCCAGAGCTGTGGGAAAGGCTTCTCCAG GCCTGATCACTTGAACGGACATATCAAGCAGGTGCACACTTCTGAGCGGCCTCACAAGTGTCAG GTGTGGGTTGGGAGCAGCAGCGGCCTGCCGCCCCTGGAATCTCTTCCTAGCGACCTGCCATCATGGGACTTTGCCCAGCCTGCTTTGTGGAGGTCGTCCCATTCGGTTCCTGACACCgccttttccctttctctaaaAAAATCCTTCCCAGCCCTCGAAAACCTGGGCCCGGCACCCTCCAGCAACGCTCTCTTCTGCCCAGCCCCGCCGGGCTATCTGAGGCAGGGTTGGACTGCCCCAGAGGGC